One stretch of Bradyrhizobium canariense DNA includes these proteins:
- a CDS encoding GNAT family N-acetyltransferase translates to MALFRLPSSGTATLAPRGHGLLLRAPQMSDFLQWAHLRESSRNYLTPWEPIWPSDDLTRSGFRRRLRRYAEDVAADRSYPFIVFRESDGAMIGGVTLANVRRGIVQAGTIGYWVGQPHAHRGYMTAALRVLLPSLFGELNLHRIEAACIPSNAPSIRVLEKCGFSREGLARRYLCINGVWQDHLLFGLLHEDFRG, encoded by the coding sequence ATGGCGTTGTTTCGTTTGCCATCCAGCGGAACGGCCACGCTCGCGCCACGCGGCCACGGCCTGCTGCTGCGCGCGCCGCAGATGTCCGATTTTCTGCAATGGGCGCATTTGCGCGAATCGAGCCGGAATTACCTGACGCCGTGGGAGCCGATCTGGCCGTCCGACGATCTGACCCGCTCAGGTTTCCGGCGGCGGTTGCGCCGCTATGCCGAGGACGTCGCTGCTGACCGGTCCTACCCCTTTATCGTATTCCGCGAATCCGACGGTGCGATGATCGGCGGCGTCACGCTGGCGAATGTCCGCCGCGGCATCGTGCAGGCCGGCACCATCGGATACTGGGTCGGGCAGCCCCACGCGCATCGCGGCTACATGACGGCGGCGCTGCGCGTGCTGCTGCCGTCGCTGTTCGGCGAACTCAACCTTCACCGCATCGAGGCGGCCTGCATTCCCTCCAATGCACCGTCGATCCGGGTGCTGGAGAAATGCGGCTTCAGCCGCGAGGGCCTGGCGCGGCGCTATCTTTGCATCAACGGCGTCTGGCAGGACCACCTGCTGTTCGGCCTGCTGCACGAGGATTTCCGGGGCTAA
- a CDS encoding cytochrome b, whose protein sequence is MKIMLVSRFHPLLVALHWLLAILIIAMLGIGFFVLAAMPNVDPQKIGILLVHMSVGMLILALMAVRLVVRAWTSKPADATTGNRLLDRLAPAAHYGFYGVIFLMVASGYATGILAGLNRIVFQRSGEPLPPSFAIYPTFVAHFYLALILAGLSSLHVAAALYYQFVRKDRLLRRMWFGRRVSDASMRLE, encoded by the coding sequence ATGAAGATCATGCTGGTATCGCGATTTCACCCGTTGCTGGTGGCGCTGCACTGGCTGCTCGCCATTCTGATCATTGCGATGTTGGGCATCGGCTTCTTCGTGCTTGCGGCGATGCCCAACGTTGATCCGCAGAAGATCGGCATTCTCCTGGTCCATATGTCCGTGGGAATGCTGATCCTCGCACTGATGGCCGTTCGCCTCGTTGTCCGGGCATGGACATCGAAACCGGCCGATGCGACGACGGGCAATCGCCTGCTCGACCGTCTCGCGCCGGCTGCCCATTACGGATTCTATGGTGTGATCTTCCTGATGGTCGCGTCCGGCTATGCGACCGGGATCCTGGCGGGCCTCAACAGGATCGTGTTTCAGCGATCGGGCGAGCCGCTGCCGCCGAGTTTTGCGATTTATCCCACCTTCGTGGCGCACTTCTATCTCGCACTGATCCTCGCTGGCCTTAGCTCGCTGCACGTCGCTGCTGCGCTCTATTACCAGTTTGTCAGGAAGGACCGGTTGTTGCGGCGGATGTGGTTCGGACGGCGCGTCTCAGACGCCTCAATGCGGCTGGAATAA
- a CDS encoding cysteine hydrolase family protein: MSHHPPSRAALIVVDVQRAFDEWEAAGKRRNNPEAVARIVDLLSAFRSHEAPIFHIRHEGSRPNSAFLPGGTGYPVKDEARELAGEPVIVKRVNSAFIGTDLERQLRAADIKTLVICGATTNHCVETTTRMAGNLGFDARLVRDATWTFDRIGPDGDAHSAEDIHAMTLANLDGEFARIVTTAGVIAAFKPA; encoded by the coding sequence ATGAGCCATCATCCGCCATCCCGCGCCGCCTTGATCGTCGTCGACGTGCAGCGTGCATTTGACGAATGGGAAGCTGCGGGAAAGCGGCGAAATAATCCCGAGGCCGTGGCGCGCATCGTCGATCTCTTGAGCGCATTCAGGAGTCACGAAGCACCGATCTTTCACATTCGTCACGAGGGCAGCCGTCCGAATTCCGCCTTTCTGCCGGGTGGGACCGGCTATCCCGTCAAGGACGAAGCGCGCGAGTTGGCGGGAGAGCCCGTCATCGTGAAGCGGGTCAACAGTGCTTTCATCGGTACCGATCTGGAGCGGCAGCTGCGGGCGGCTGATATCAAGACATTGGTGATCTGTGGTGCGACGACAAATCATTGCGTTGAAACCACCACCCGGATGGCCGGCAATCTCGGATTTGACGCCCGCCTGGTCCGCGATGCGACGTGGACATTCGACCGGATCGGCCCTGACGGTGACGCGCACTCGGCTGAGGACATTCACGCGATGACCCTGGCAAACCTCGATGGCGAGTTCGCCCGCATCGTGACGACCGCCGGGGTCATCGCGGCGTTCAAGCCCGCGTGA
- a CDS encoding AtpZ/AtpI family protein, with the protein MAEGTDESGNGNRDTSSSDEAALSARLGSLDHRLSEIRGSRKTRTDQPGSEGGGGAARASAMALGFRLSSELIAGVIVGALLGWGLDHLLSTSPWGLIVFVLLGFTAGVVNVVRSAGAVPDRTGR; encoded by the coding sequence ATGGCTGAAGGCACGGACGAGAGCGGAAACGGAAATCGCGACACATCGTCGTCCGATGAAGCTGCGCTTTCCGCAAGGCTCGGAAGTCTGGATCATCGGTTGTCCGAAATTCGAGGCAGCCGCAAAACCAGGACTGACCAACCCGGATCAGAAGGCGGAGGCGGAGCTGCCAGAGCCTCGGCAATGGCGCTTGGTTTCCGGCTTTCTTCGGAGTTGATTGCCGGCGTTATTGTCGGGGCGTTGCTTGGCTGGGGTCTCGACCACTTGCTGTCGACCTCACCTTGGGGGCTTATCGTGTTTGTTCTGCTCGGCTTTACCGCCGGCGTGGTCAACGTGGTGAGATCGGCAGGCGCGGTTCCGGACCGCACCGGCCGTTAA
- a CDS encoding secondary thiamine-phosphate synthase enzyme YjbQ, which yields MNLISHSAPSSVTAATIATSLLTIQTSGAGFVDLTAEVAKFVKEAKAREGAVTLFIRHTSASLTIQENADPSVLDDLMTALDRHAPEDAGWSHDTEGPDDMPAHVKTMLTATSLHIPVLKGELALGTWQAIYLIEHRVRPHRREVVLQFMGSVS from the coding sequence ATGAACCTGATATCCCACAGCGCCCCATCGAGCGTCACTGCGGCCACCATCGCGACCTCGCTGCTGACGATTCAAACGTCCGGGGCCGGCTTCGTCGATCTTACCGCCGAGGTCGCGAAATTTGTGAAGGAGGCGAAGGCGAGGGAAGGGGCGGTGACGCTGTTTATTCGCCACACCTCGGCGTCGCTCACCATTCAGGAAAACGCCGATCCGTCAGTGCTCGACGACCTGATGACGGCGCTTGACCGGCACGCGCCCGAGGACGCCGGATGGAGCCACGATACCGAAGGCCCTGATGACATGCCGGCGCACGTCAAGACCATGCTGACGGCAACCTCGCTGCACATCCCGGTCCTGAAAGGCGAGCTTGCATTGGGCACCTGGCAGGCGATTTACCTGATTGAGCATCGCGTGCGCCCACATCGGCGCGAGGTCGTGCTCCAGTTCATGGGAAGCGTTAGCTAA
- a CDS encoding F0F1 ATP synthase subunit A, which yields MIDPIEQFNIEKIFTIGHIGHQEIAFTNSSAYMFGSVALISLLMIGGVAGRQMVPGRIQSMAELSYEFVANTIRSTAGKEGMKFFPFVFSIFMLLTVSNMVGVIPYSFTISSHLIVTAALAVLVFLTVLVYGFYKNGLKFFKLFVPSGIPIFILPLVVFIEVFSFFLRPISHSVRLFANMLAGHIALAVFASFIPLLAGLGIAGYFGAVLPLGMVIALTALELLVAFLQAYVFTILTCIYINDAIHPGH from the coding sequence ATGATCGATCCGATCGAACAGTTCAACATCGAAAAGATCTTCACGATCGGCCACATCGGCCATCAGGAGATCGCCTTCACCAATTCATCCGCCTACATGTTCGGTTCCGTGGCGTTGATTTCACTGCTGATGATCGGCGGCGTCGCCGGACGGCAGATGGTGCCGGGGCGCATCCAATCGATGGCAGAGCTGAGCTACGAATTCGTGGCCAACACCATCAGATCGACGGCCGGCAAGGAAGGGATGAAATTCTTTCCGTTCGTGTTTTCGATCTTCATGCTGCTGACCGTTTCCAACATGGTCGGCGTTATTCCCTATTCGTTTACGATTTCGAGCCACCTCATCGTCACGGCGGCGCTGGCCGTCCTGGTGTTCCTCACCGTGCTGGTCTACGGCTTCTACAAGAACGGCCTGAAATTTTTCAAGCTGTTCGTGCCGAGCGGCATTCCGATCTTCATCCTGCCGCTGGTCGTATTCATCGAGGTGTTCTCGTTTTTCCTGCGGCCGATCTCGCACTCGGTGCGTCTATTCGCGAACATGCTCGCGGGCCACATCGCGCTCGCGGTCTTCGCGAGCTTCATTCCGCTGCTGGCGGGCCTCGGCATCGCCGGCTACTTCGGCGCCGTGCTGCCGCTCGGCATGGTGATCGCGCTGACCGCGCTCGAGTTGCTGGTCGCGTTCCTTCAGGCCTACGTCTTCACCATCCTCACCTGCATCTATATCAACGATGCTATCCATCCGGGCCACTGA
- a CDS encoding F0F1 ATP synthase subunit C, with protein MDPIAAKYIGAGIACIGMGGAGAGVGIIFGNYLAAAVRNPSAAQGQFGNLIFGFAVTEALGIFSLLIALLLLFAL; from the coding sequence ATGGATCCGATTGCCGCAAAGTACATTGGCGCTGGTATTGCCTGCATTGGCATGGGTGGCGCAGGCGCAGGCGTGGGCATCATCTTCGGCAACTATCTCGCCGCTGCGGTGCGCAATCCTTCGGCAGCCCAGGGCCAGTTCGGCAACCTGATTTTCGGCTTCGCCGTGACCGAAGCGCTCGGCATCTTCTCGCTACTGATCGCGCTCCTGCTCTTGTTCGCGCTCTGA
- the thrC gene encoding threonine synthase translates to MTRYISTRGEAPVLGFCDVMLTGLARDGGLYVPEVWPQLSPATIAGFFGRPYWEVAVDVIRPFVGEEISDADLGRMANEAYATFRHPAVVPIDQTGPNQFVLELFHGPTLAFKDVAMQLISRLMDHVLAKRAQRTTIVVATSGDTGGAAVEAFANLDNVDLIVLFPHGRISDVQRRMMTTTGAGNVHALAIEGTFDDCQAIVKGLFNHHAFRDAVSLSGVNSINWARIVAQVVYYFTSAVALGAPTRTVDFTVPTGNFGDIFAGYVAKRMGLPVRWLRIAANVNDILPRTLKTGIYEVREVHASASPSMDIQVSSNFERLLFEASGRDAASVRRLMASLKQSGRFVLPDATLAAIRSEFDAGRADETETSAAIRAAWREAGDLVDPHTAVALAVADRDTPDSTIPNIVLSTAHAAKFPDAVEAACGVRPELPGWLEGLMTKPEHIKVMKNDQVEVERFVLSVSRAAKQGVAG, encoded by the coding sequence TTGACGCGGTACATTTCGACCCGGGGGGAAGCTCCGGTCCTAGGTTTCTGTGACGTGATGCTGACCGGGCTTGCCCGCGACGGCGGCCTCTACGTGCCTGAAGTGTGGCCGCAGCTTTCGCCGGCAACCATCGCCGGATTTTTCGGCCGGCCCTATTGGGAGGTTGCGGTCGACGTTATCAGGCCGTTCGTCGGCGAAGAGATCTCCGACGCCGACCTCGGCCGCATGGCCAACGAGGCCTACGCCACGTTCCGCCATCCCGCCGTCGTCCCGATCGATCAGACCGGTCCGAATCAATTCGTGCTTGAGCTGTTTCACGGCCCGACGCTGGCGTTCAAGGACGTGGCGATGCAGCTGATTTCGCGGCTGATGGATCACGTGCTCGCCAAGCGTGCGCAGCGCACCACCATCGTGGTCGCAACCTCAGGCGATACCGGTGGCGCCGCGGTCGAAGCATTTGCGAATCTCGACAATGTCGATCTGATCGTGCTGTTCCCGCATGGCCGGATCTCCGACGTGCAGCGGCGCATGATGACGACGACAGGCGCCGGCAACGTCCACGCATTGGCGATCGAAGGCACTTTCGATGATTGCCAGGCGATCGTGAAGGGATTGTTCAATCATCATGCGTTCCGCGACGCGGTTTCGCTGTCCGGCGTCAATTCGATCAACTGGGCGCGGATCGTTGCCCAGGTGGTGTATTATTTCACCTCGGCGGTCGCGCTTGGGGCGCCGACGCGGACGGTGGATTTCACGGTACCGACGGGAAATTTCGGCGATATCTTTGCGGGCTACGTCGCCAAGCGGATGGGCTTGCCGGTGCGCTGGCTGCGCATTGCCGCCAACGTCAACGACATCCTGCCGCGCACGCTCAAGACCGGCATCTATGAGGTGCGCGAGGTGCACGCCTCAGCCTCGCCGTCGATGGATATTCAGGTCTCCTCCAATTTCGAGCGGCTGCTGTTCGAGGCAAGTGGCCGCGATGCGGCCAGCGTCCGCCGGTTGATGGCTTCGCTGAAACAGTCCGGACGTTTCGTGCTGCCTGATGCGACGCTGGCGGCGATCCGCAGCGAGTTCGACGCCGGGCGCGCGGATGAGACCGAAACCAGTGCTGCGATCCGCGCCGCATGGCGCGAGGCGGGCGACCTGGTCGATCCGCATACCGCCGTGGCGCTGGCGGTGGCGGATCGCGACACGCCGGATTCGACGATTCCCAATATCGTGCTGTCGACCGCGCATGCGGCGAAATTTCCCGATGCGGTGGAAGCCGCCTGCGGCGTGCGTCCGGAATTGCCGGGCTGGCTCGAAGGTCTGATGACAAAGCCGGAGCACATTAAGGTCATGAAGAACGACCAGGTAGAGGTCGAGCGGTTCGTGCTGTCGGTCAGCCGCGCCGCGAAGCAAGGAGTTGCCGGATGA
- a CDS encoding SRPBCC family protein: protein MTDAATCTLLVERVMPHPPEKIWRALTQGPLIEEWLMQNDFEPVVGHRFNLRSSPMPHWNGVVDCEVLVVEPNQRLSYSWNASGDEAATGIKTVVTWTLTRTEAGTHVRMEQSGFRPQDTRNYQGATYGWQKYVAGLERVAAGLP, encoded by the coding sequence ATGACCGACGCCGCCACATGTACTTTGCTTGTCGAACGCGTGATGCCGCATCCGCCGGAAAAGATCTGGCGCGCACTCACGCAAGGTCCGCTGATCGAAGAGTGGTTGATGCAGAACGATTTTGAGCCGGTGGTCGGCCATCGGTTCAACCTGCGCAGCAGCCCGATGCCGCATTGGAACGGCGTGGTCGACTGCGAAGTCCTTGTCGTCGAGCCCAATCAGCGGCTGTCCTACAGCTGGAATGCCTCGGGCGATGAGGCGGCGACGGGAATCAAGACGGTTGTGACCTGGACACTGACGCGCACTGAAGCTGGTACCCATGTGCGCATGGAACAGTCGGGCTTCCGTCCGCAAGATACCAGGAACTATCAGGGCGCTACTTACGGCTGGCAGAAATACGTTGCCGGTCTGGAGCGGGTGGCAGCGGGCCTGCCATGA
- a CDS encoding ArsR/SmtB family transcription factor: protein MHSAPDLIFRTLADPTRRSLFERLARDGEQTVRVLTEYSGVSQPAVSKHLAVLKLAGLVRDRHEGRQTHYSAELQGLAPLIDWMSLYGVFWRDRFDRLETLLNRMDQ from the coding sequence ATGCACAGCGCCCCGGACCTGATCTTTCGAACCCTTGCCGATCCGACCCGGCGGTCGCTTTTCGAGCGGCTCGCGCGCGACGGCGAACAGACGGTGCGCGTGTTGACGGAGTATTCCGGCGTCTCGCAACCCGCGGTGTCGAAACATCTGGCGGTGTTGAAGCTCGCGGGACTGGTGCGCGACCGCCATGAGGGACGACAGACCCATTACAGCGCGGAGCTTCAAGGCCTCGCGCCCCTGATCGACTGGATGAGCCTGTATGGCGTCTTCTGGCGCGACAGGTTCGATCGTCTTGAAACGCTACTGAACAGGATGGATCAATGA
- a CDS encoding ATP F0F1 synthase subunit B (Produces ATP from ADP in the presence of a proton gradient across the membrane. Subunit B is part of the membrane proton channel.), with protein MFAEPEFWVAVAFVILMIVFVYVGVHRTVLTALDHRRDRIKAELDDARRLKDEAAKLLADYKARHVSAEREAQDIITSAKAEAERIAAEAKIKMEDFVARRTKTAEGKIALAEAQAIADVRSAAASAAVAAASSILSQSVKGQVADDLLAKGIAEVRQKLN; from the coding sequence ATGTTCGCTGAACCGGAATTTTGGGTCGCCGTCGCTTTCGTCATCCTGATGATCGTGTTCGTTTATGTCGGCGTCCACCGCACGGTGCTGACGGCACTGGATCATCGCCGCGACCGCATCAAGGCCGAGCTCGACGACGCCCGCCGCCTCAAGGACGAGGCTGCCAAGCTGCTCGCCGACTACAAGGCACGCCATGTCAGCGCCGAGCGCGAGGCGCAGGACATCATCACGTCGGCAAAAGCCGAGGCTGAACGGATCGCGGCCGAGGCCAAGATCAAAATGGAAGATTTCGTTGCCCGGCGCACCAAGACCGCCGAGGGCAAGATCGCGCTGGCCGAAGCGCAGGCGATCGCCGACGTCCGCTCGGCGGCAGCCAGCGCCGCGGTTGCCGCGGCCTCCAGCATCCTGTCGCAATCGGTAAAAGGCCAGGTCGCCGACGACCTGCTGGCCAAGGGCATTGCCGAAGTTCGCCAAAAGCTGAACTGA
- a CDS encoding 2-hydroxychromene-2-carboxylate isomerase — protein sequence MPRRVDYYFSLQSPWAYIGHKFFRDVVAAHDLEVNHKPVVLVDLFSETGGLPLLKRHPVRQRYRMVELQRWRDKRGLKFHLQPANWPFNARLADGVVIAAIEAGHDPDRFLRRAFAAVWEDQLSLADPATLTKLADDCGLPGKQLVERSGSEEISAAYEQNRQDALAADVFGSPVYVLDGEVFWGQDRIELLADALKSGRAPYRSQV from the coding sequence ATGCCGCGTCGGGTCGACTACTATTTTTCACTTCAATCTCCGTGGGCCTATATCGGACACAAATTTTTCCGGGATGTCGTCGCGGCACACGATCTCGAGGTGAATCACAAGCCGGTGGTGCTGGTCGACCTGTTTTCCGAAACCGGCGGGCTGCCGTTGCTCAAGCGCCATCCGGTGCGGCAGCGCTACCGAATGGTCGAATTGCAACGCTGGCGTGACAAGCGCGGCTTGAAATTTCATCTTCAGCCGGCGAATTGGCCATTCAATGCACGGCTGGCCGATGGCGTCGTGATTGCGGCGATCGAGGCTGGTCACGATCCCGATCGGTTCCTGCGGCGGGCTTTCGCGGCCGTTTGGGAAGACCAGCTCAGTCTGGCCGATCCGGCGACGCTGACCAAGCTGGCCGATGATTGCGGACTTCCCGGCAAGCAATTGGTCGAGCGTTCCGGTTCGGAAGAGATCAGCGCGGCCTATGAGCAGAACCGTCAGGATGCCCTTGCGGCCGACGTGTTTGGTTCGCCGGTCTATGTGCTCGATGGCGAGGTATTCTGGGGTCAGGATCGGATCGAACTGCTCGCGGATGCGTTGAAATCAGGGCGAGCGCCCTATCGTTCGCAGGTGTAG
- a CDS encoding F0F1 ATP synthase subunit B' → MAESHGDAKGTTAHTEAHERAFPPFQKDTFASQLVSLAIAFVALYLIVSRIALPRVGSVIDERQSRIDGDLADAQKLRDQSDAALKAYESELASARSRAQAIGAETREKLNAASEAERKSLEEKLSLKLAEAEKTIASTREAAMSNVRGIAADAASAIVQRLAGVQPDARSVNSAVDASLKG, encoded by the coding sequence GTGGCTGAGAGTCATGGCGACGCCAAGGGCACGACCGCCCATACCGAAGCCCACGAGCGTGCGTTTCCGCCGTTCCAGAAGGACACCTTTGCTTCGCAACTGGTGTCGCTGGCGATTGCGTTCGTCGCACTTTATCTGATCGTGTCGCGGATCGCGCTGCCACGTGTCGGCAGCGTAATCGACGAACGTCAGAGCAGGATCGACGGCGATCTGGCCGATGCGCAAAAGCTGAGGGACCAGTCCGATGCTGCGCTGAAAGCCTATGAGAGCGAGCTCGCCTCCGCGCGTTCCCGGGCGCAGGCGATCGGCGCGGAGACCCGCGAAAAACTCAACGCGGCATCCGAGGCCGAGCGCAAGTCTCTGGAAGAAAAGCTGTCGCTCAAGTTGGCCGAGGCAGAGAAAACCATTGCCTCGACGCGTGAGGCCGCGATGAGCAATGTCCGCGGCATCGCCGCGGATGCGGCTTCGGCCATTGTGCAGCGGCTCGCCGGCGTGCAGCCCGACGCCCGGTCCGTGAACAGCGCTGTCGACGCGTCCTTGAAGGGATAA
- a CDS encoding MFS transporter, with product MAATADRGVRSGGMTGEERKVIFASSLGTVFEWYDFYIYGTLGVFLAKYFFANVPPNVGFIFALLAFAAGFAVRPFGALIFGRLGDLVGRKYTFLVTMTLMGIGTFFIGLLPGYGSWGIAAPVVLIALRLVQGLALGGEYGGAAIYVAEHAPANKRGYYTSWIQTTATLGLFMALLLVLGIRSWMGEAAFGDWGWRIPFLLSGILLAVSIWIRLSLNESPVFQKMKEEGTTSKRPLSEAFGQWDNAKIAILALLGATAGEAVVWYGGQFYALFFLTQTIKVPAIDAQIMIVIALALGTPGFVIFGWLSDKIGRKPIILTGFLLAALTYFPIFKAITHFANPKLETALSASPVTVIADPAECSFQFKATGTEKFTTSCDVAKSGLVNLSVNYNNETAPAGTKAKVKIGDQTLAADSADFAKALPAAIKAHGYPASADQAEINYVMTTVMLWILVIYVTLVYAPIAAWLVELFPSRIRYSGVSLPYHIGNGWFGGFLPATVFAIAAATGNIYSGLWYPVGIAIMSLIVGFLFLPETKDVDITKT from the coding sequence ATGGCAGCAACGGCGGACCGTGGCGTCCGCTCCGGAGGAATGACAGGTGAAGAGCGAAAAGTCATTTTCGCCTCATCGCTGGGTACCGTGTTCGAATGGTACGACTTCTACATCTACGGAACGCTCGGCGTGTTCCTGGCGAAGTACTTTTTTGCCAATGTGCCGCCGAATGTCGGCTTCATTTTTGCGCTGCTCGCCTTCGCCGCGGGCTTCGCCGTCCGACCGTTCGGCGCGCTGATCTTCGGCCGCCTCGGCGATCTCGTCGGACGCAAATACACCTTCCTGGTCACAATGACCCTGATGGGCATCGGCACCTTCTTCATCGGTCTGTTGCCTGGTTATGGCAGCTGGGGAATTGCCGCGCCGGTTGTCTTGATCGCGCTGCGATTGGTGCAGGGCCTTGCGCTCGGCGGTGAGTATGGCGGCGCCGCGATTTACGTCGCCGAGCATGCGCCGGCCAACAAGCGCGGCTACTACACGTCATGGATTCAGACCACTGCGACGCTGGGCCTGTTCATGGCACTGCTCCTCGTCCTGGGCATTCGCAGCTGGATGGGCGAAGCCGCGTTCGGCGATTGGGGATGGCGCATCCCGTTCCTGCTGTCGGGTATCCTGCTTGCGGTGTCGATCTGGATTCGCTTGAGCCTGAATGAATCGCCCGTCTTCCAGAAAATGAAGGAAGAAGGCACCACTTCGAAGCGTCCACTGAGCGAGGCGTTCGGCCAATGGGACAACGCCAAGATCGCGATCCTGGCATTGCTCGGCGCGACCGCGGGCGAAGCCGTGGTGTGGTACGGCGGACAGTTCTATGCACTGTTCTTCCTGACCCAAACCATCAAGGTGCCAGCCATCGATGCGCAGATCATGATCGTGATCGCGCTGGCGCTCGGCACGCCAGGCTTCGTCATCTTCGGCTGGCTCTCGGACAAGATCGGTCGCAAGCCAATCATCCTCACCGGCTTCCTGCTGGCCGCGTTGACGTACTTCCCTATTTTCAAGGCAATTACTCACTTCGCCAACCCGAAGCTCGAGACGGCGTTGTCAGCTTCACCGGTTACCGTGATCGCCGACCCCGCTGAATGCTCGTTCCAGTTCAAGGCGACGGGCACGGAAAAATTCACCACGAGCTGCGACGTGGCCAAATCCGGACTCGTCAATCTTTCAGTGAACTACAACAATGAAACGGCGCCGGCCGGGACCAAAGCCAAGGTGAAGATCGGCGACCAGACGCTGGCCGCCGACAGCGCGGATTTCGCCAAGGCACTGCCCGCGGCCATCAAGGCCCACGGCTACCCTGCTTCTGCGGATCAAGCCGAGATAAACTACGTCATGACGACAGTGATGCTTTGGATTCTGGTGATCTACGTGACGCTGGTCTATGCGCCGATCGCCGCATGGCTGGTCGAACTGTTCCCGAGCCGCATTCGCTACAGTGGGGTGTCGTTGCCCTACCACATCGGCAACGGCTGGTTTGGCGGCTTCCTGCCGGCGACTGTGTTCGCGATCGCGGCAGCGACCGGAAACATCTATTCCGGCCTGTGGTATCCGGTCGGAATCGCGATCATGAGCCTGATCGTTGGCTTCCTGTTCCTGCCGGAAACCAAGGACGTCGACATCACCAAGACCTGA
- a CDS encoding M16 family metallopeptidase, translating to MSVDVTKLPSGLTVITDTMPHLETAALGVWAGVGGRDEKPNEHGISHLLEHMAFKGTSRRSSREIVEEIEAVGGDLNAGTSTETTAYYARVMKADVALALDVLSDILTNPSFVPDELEREKNVIVQEIGAAQDTPDDVVFEHLNELCYPDQPMGRSLLGTAKTLKGFDRDTLRGYLSTHYRGPDMVVAAAGAVDHKRVVEEVTNRFASFDAVAAPKPQPAMFGKGGSRVVHRELEQAHLTLALEGVPQNDLSLFSLQVFTNTLGGGMSSRLFQEVREKRGLCYSIYTFHAPYTDTGFFGLYTGTDPADAPEMMEVIVDVINDAVETLTEAEIARAKAQMKAGLLMALESCSSRAEQLARHVLAYGRPLTVEELVARIDAVSVESTRNAARGLLSRSRPAVVALGSGRGLDTAVSFAEGLTKSKAKERLH from the coding sequence ATGAGCGTTGACGTCACCAAGCTTCCCTCCGGCCTCACTGTCATCACCGACACCATGCCGCATCTCGAAACCGCGGCGCTCGGGGTGTGGGCCGGCGTCGGCGGCCGTGACGAAAAGCCCAACGAGCACGGCATCTCGCATCTGCTCGAACATATGGCTTTCAAGGGCACCTCGCGGCGCTCGTCGCGCGAGATCGTCGAGGAAATCGAGGCGGTCGGCGGCGATCTCAATGCCGGCACTTCGACCGAGACCACGGCCTATTACGCACGGGTGATGAAGGCGGACGTGGCGCTGGCGCTGGACGTGCTTTCCGACATTCTTACCAATCCGTCCTTCGTGCCGGACGAGCTGGAACGCGAGAAGAACGTCATCGTGCAGGAGATCGGCGCAGCTCAGGATACCCCTGACGACGTGGTGTTCGAGCATCTCAATGAACTTTGCTACCCGGATCAGCCGATGGGACGCTCCTTGCTGGGGACGGCAAAAACCCTGAAGGGCTTCGACCGCGACACGCTGCGCGGCTACCTTTCGACGCACTATCGCGGTCCCGACATGGTCGTGGCGGCGGCCGGCGCCGTCGATCACAAGCGGGTGGTCGAGGAAGTGACGAACCGGTTTGCGAGCTTCGACGCCGTGGCCGCACCAAAGCCGCAACCCGCGATGTTCGGCAAGGGCGGCTCCCGCGTGGTGCATCGCGAGCTCGAGCAGGCGCATCTGACGCTGGCGCTGGAAGGCGTGCCGCAAAACGACCTGTCGCTGTTCTCCCTGCAGGTGTTCACCAACACGCTCGGCGGCGGGATGTCGTCACGGCTGTTCCAGGAAGTGCGCGAGAAACGCGGGCTTTGCTATTCGATCTATACGTTCCACGCGCCCTACACCGACACCGGCTTTTTCGGGCTCTATACCGGGACCGACCCTGCCGATGCGCCGGAAATGATGGAGGTGATCGTCGACGTCATCAACGATGCCGTCGAGACCTTGACCGAAGCGGAAATCGCGCGCGCCAAGGCGCAGATGAAGGCCGGGTTGTTGATGGCGCTGGAAAGCTGCAGCTCCCGCGCCGAACAGCTGGCGCGCCACGTTCTGGCCTATGGCCGCCCTCTGACCGTGGAAGAGCTGGTGGCCCGGATCGACGCGGTGAGCGTGGAATCGACGCGGAACGCCGCGCGCGGCCTGTTGTCGCGCAGCCGTCCGGCTGTTGTTGCACTTGGCAGCGGCAGGGGTCTGGACACGGCGGTGTCTTTCGCGGAAGGATTGACCAAGTCGAAGGCCAAGGAGCGCCTGCATTGA